The Mastacembelus armatus chromosome 13, fMasArm1.2, whole genome shotgun sequence DNA segment AGCTGTATAAGGGCATCGCTGACATTATGATCAGCTTTGGATCAAAAGGTACAACTAACCTGAAACAAAGTCTAATATACTTCATATATACAGCATGCTCTGATTAGGTACTCAAAATACATGACGCttaaaaactaaacattagattgccttttcttttattctgaagaaCATGGAGACCACAATCCCTTTGACGGGCCTAATGGGCTGCTGGCTCATGCCTACCCACCTGGTCAAGGTATTGGGGGAGACACTCACTTTGATGAAGATGAACACTGGACCAAAGATTCAGAAGGTAAGAGTACTAATGCTCAACAAAAGTCATTAttttctatatataaatataaatgtctgAATAATATTTTGACTCCTTTTCTCTACAGCTTACAATCTGCTTTTAGTGGCAGCTCATGAGCTGGGTCATGCTCTCGGTATGTCCCACTCCTCATACCCAGGCGCCCTGATGTACCCTGTCTACTCATATGTGAAAGGGTTCCCGCTGTCTGTGGATGACATCGAAGGCATTCAGGCTCTCTATGGTGGGATGATTCATGATTTGTGTTTGAGCCAAAAACTAAAATTGGAATGTGAAATTACAACTATTGATTCTGTGAGTTTAACATGCATTAACGCGTAGATGTCAAATTACAGGTCCTAACCCAGACTCAAAGAAAGTAAAGCCAAGGCCTGTTGCACCAAGCAAATGTGACCCCGAGTTGAGTTTTGATGCTATCACAGAGCTCAGAGGGGAGACCATTATCTTCAAAGACAGGTGCAGTAAAACCCATATTGATTCATACATGTACAAGTATGGTTATAGAAAACTTTAGATTTTTATCAACAGGGACTACACTTATATTCACCTGACACcacagagtcacagggatcCTGTACCAAAAAAATGCTCTATAAAATAATGATGTATTGTTATCATTGAATTGTAGATCAGTTTTTCATGCTATGCGTTGTTAACGTGGTGCATCGTGTTGTAGTTTCTACTGGCGTCTCCATCCTCAGATGCCTGAGCCTGAACAGACCACGATCAAATCCACATGGCCTTTCATCCCCAGCAAGGTGGATGCAGCATACGAGAGCCCAGAAAAGGATATAGTCATTATATTTAGTGGTGAGTAATACAGACATATTCGTATCTTCTGTATATTTGTCATCATTTCTTAGACGTTAGATCGAGTTCTGCATGTGTGGATCAAAACTGTGTTGTATCATCAGGAATCCAAATGTGGGCTTTGAATGGGTATGAACTTTTGGATGGTTACCCCAAGTACATACACAAACTTGGACTTCCCAAGACCATAAGGAAAATAGATGCAGCTGTTTACATCAAAGACATTGGCAAAACCCTTCTCTTCACTGATGAGGAATATTGGAGGTATGTGAAGTTGTATGATCAACATGTTGTATGATCAGCAAGCCCAGAGACATTCTTGCatcttatttcctttttttgttgcCCACAGCTATGATGAAATGACAGGCACCATGGATCGTGGCTACCCACGATCCATTGAGGACGATTTTCCTGGAATGGATGATGAGTTCGACGCTGCTACTTATAACTACGGTATTGTCACTCCTCATATATCACATTTCAATGGATGTTTTTTCCAGAACTGTGTTGACCTTTATACTGAGTCTTCCATTTCCCTCTTTCAGGATACTTGTATTTCTTCCATGATGACTTGCAGTATGAATACAGTTACACTTCAAGGAAGGTCGTTCGCATCATGAGGACCAACTCCATTCTCAATTGTTGATGAGCTGATCCGTATAAATATAGCTGGCTATATGGCACACAATACATGTTTAAACAAGCCACAGAAAGATGCAGTCCAGAAGTGGACACAAGGAGTTACCCTCAGGAAATGGTTTTTACTAAGTGCTGGACACGTGTAGGTGTAGTATCACTTGTCAGACACGGAATGCTGGAAATTTCCTCGTAAGTGTATTTCGTTAGATAATAGGTATATTTATGTTAAAACTCTATGCAGCAGGGATGTCACTTTGTTAAATTAGATTTTGGGGTAGTTCTAAAAATTGCATTTAAGTTATTTAACTTAACGTTACAGAGCACATACAGTGTTTTTGTACAGACGAGGATTAACACTAACACAAATGTACCTAAAATATCcacttactgtattttcttcttCACCAATTTCATCTTTTGCCATTTTAGCAGTATAacattttttgtgaaatttattaaataaaattgtgAATATAAGGGAGTCTGTGTGATCTTTGACCAAGGCAGTAAAGGAGTACTGCACTCCTTGGAATGTATTTTGAATAGGgctgtcaatcaattaaaatatttaatcacgATTAATCGCATGATTGTCATGATTTAACTTCTGATTAATCACAACttaatcacacatttttatctgtcctaaatgtaccttaaattaatatttttcaagtttttaatactctaatcaacatgggcattgacaaacatggatgctttacgcaaatgtatgtttattattagtgaaaacccccaaaacatacagcataaagaacattgACATGTctttcaaagaacttgttcatgtccattaaacaaaaaaagaacatagaaaaacacaaatgcgCGCTGccttaataaaattaatttgcgCTAAAAAAGGATGCATCAATGCGTCTTTTCTATATTTGCTACCTGTCAAAGCCCCACCGCCCGTATTCGGGCCGGAAGTTGTATTTGCTAATGTATTTCCAAAGATCGTCGGcctaatttgaataaagtccgacaaactatatatcaactgaaaaaaacaaacagaaatcctcacgattcaaatggtataaagcaatttaggattaAATTACCACAGCGACAAGTTAATGGTTAACGAGTACAAACACAACAAGATGGTAATTCctacctttgctgatgtgtacagaTCCACACATGGACTTAAACATCAGGTGTTGCATCAGTTTTTCCGTCCAGGGAACAAAATCTCTCCAGGTTTTTAGTCCAATACGTTTTTAGACGTATTATCCTTGAGTAAAGCCATAAAACCACCATCCTTCATTTTCAGTCCTCATTGAAAGGTTTTACTTCCGTTTGCTCTCCGGTTGTTTTCGCCGTTTATTtaccacagacagacaaacagatggtGAGTTTACATTCTGCAGACTCCCGATTAGCTTCTGATTCAACTTCATAAAATCCAAAGTGTCTCCAAACCGCAGCTTTTAACAAAAGGCGCCGATCGtataatttttgtttgttccGCCATTTTCTCAGGTACCTCGCG contains these protein-coding regions:
- the mmp13b gene encoding collagenase 3 produces the protein MIACLLLALAAHSCALPLLSADKDNWLLAEKYLRRFYGLPAGLQGAQRSSGAFQAKIKEMQKFFNLKVTGNLDDNTLELMKQARCGVPDIGEYNHFPRHLKWQNNNITFRILNYTPDLNKSDVDRAIRTALNIWSDVTPLTFKKLYKGIADIMISFGSKEHGDHNPFDGPNGLLAHAYPPGQGIGGDTHFDEDEHWTKDSEAYNLLLVAAHELGHALGMSHSSYPGALMYPVYSYVKGFPLSVDDIEGIQALYGPNPDSKKVKPRPVAPSKCDPELSFDAITELRGETIIFKDSFYWRLHPQMPEPEQTTIKSTWPFIPSKVDAAYESPEKDIVIIFSGIQMWALNGYELLDGYPKYIHKLGLPKTIRKIDAAVYIKDIGKTLLFTDEEYWSYDEMTGTMDRGYPRSIEDDFPGMDDEFDAATYNYGYLYFFHDDLQYEYSYTSRKVVRIMRTNSILNC